A genomic segment from Thermotoga neapolitana DSM 4359 encodes:
- the hisB gene encoding imidazoleglycerol-phosphate dehydratase (catalyzes the dehydration of D-erythro-1-(imidazol-4-yl)glycerol 3-phosphate to 3-(imidazol-4-yl)-2-oxopropyl phosphate in histidine biosynthesis): protein MTVERIENGVIVQRNTKEIEISITLDTVHGKLEGSTGVNFFDHLLNTFCHYSGLGLRVSTCESKDGILHHLIEDFGISLGQAFRELFDYTKVKRFGEASVPMNEALIGCYVDLSGRPFFQKNFEFSVEKIEDMPVEGFEEFMNGFVNHARITVHFFKFFGKNDHHISESAMKSFGLAIARALERSDTRTTKGVID, encoded by the coding sequence ATGACGGTGGAAAGGATAGAAAACGGTGTCATTGTTCAAAGAAACACGAAGGAGATAGAGATCTCCATAACACTGGACACGGTTCACGGAAAACTCGAAGGAAGCACCGGTGTGAACTTCTTCGATCATCTTTTGAACACTTTCTGTCACTATTCGGGACTGGGTCTCAGGGTGAGCACCTGTGAGAGCAAAGACGGTATCCTTCACCATCTGATAGAGGACTTTGGAATCTCCCTGGGACAGGCGTTCAGGGAGCTCTTCGACTACACGAAGGTGAAAAGGTTCGGCGAGGCCTCCGTTCCTATGAACGAGGCGCTCATAGGATGTTACGTGGATCTCTCTGGAAGGCCCTTCTTCCAGAAGAATTTTGAATTCTCCGTGGAGAAGATAGAGGACATGCCCGTTGAAGGTTTCGAGGAGTTCATGAACGGCTTTGTCAACCATGCAAGGATCACAGTTCACTTCTTCAAGTTCTTTGGAAAGAACGACCATCACATCTCCGAATCTGCCATGAAGTCCTTTGGGCTTGCAATCGCCCGTGCACTGGAAAGATCGGACACCAGAACCACCAAGGGTGTGATAGATTGA
- the hisA gene encoding 1-(5-phosphoribosyl)-5-((5-phosphoribosylamino)methylideneamino)imidazole-4-carboxamide isomerase: MLVIPAIDLYRKKVVRMVKGKKENTIFYEKDPIELVEKLVEEGFSLIHVVDLSRAIEESDENLPVLEKLSSYADHIQIGGGIRILEYAKKLLGMGFRRQIVSSKVLEDPSFLKKLKEIGVNPVFSLDTREGKVAFKGWLDEKDIDPVFLVNRLKEFGLEEIVHTEIEKDGTLKEHDFSLTERIALETGVKVIAAGGISSERSLEEALEVHRRTNGLLKGVIVGRAFLEGTLTVEVMKRYACQENNSVS; encoded by the coding sequence ATGCTCGTCATCCCGGCCATAGACCTGTACAGAAAAAAGGTCGTGAGGATGGTCAAGGGTAAAAAGGAAAACACGATATTCTACGAGAAGGATCCCATTGAACTTGTGGAAAAACTCGTCGAGGAGGGATTTTCTCTCATCCACGTGGTGGATCTTTCAAGAGCCATAGAGGAAAGCGATGAAAACCTGCCGGTTCTGGAAAAACTCTCATCCTATGCCGATCACATTCAAATCGGCGGTGGAATAAGGATACTGGAGTACGCAAAAAAACTCCTCGGAATGGGATTCAGAAGACAGATCGTGAGTTCAAAGGTGCTGGAAGATCCCTCTTTCCTGAAGAAGTTAAAAGAAATCGGAGTGAATCCAGTCTTCAGTCTCGACACAAGAGAAGGGAAGGTGGCGTTCAAGGGCTGGCTGGATGAAAAAGACATCGATCCTGTTTTTCTTGTGAACAGATTGAAAGAGTTCGGCCTTGAAGAGATCGTCCACACGGAGATAGAAAAGGATGGCACCCTGAAAGAGCACGATTTCTCTCTGACGGAAAGGATCGCCCTGGAAACGGGTGTGAAAGTGATAGCAGCGGGTGGTATCTCCTCAGAACGTTCCCTAGAGGAGGCTCTTGAGGTCCACAGAAGAACGAACGGTCTTTTGAAGGGTGTGATCGTGGGAAGAGCGTTTCTGGAAGGCACCCTCACAGTCGAGGTGATGAAAAGGTATGCTTGCCAAGAGAATAATAGCGTGTCTTGA
- the hisH gene encoding imidazole glycerol phosphate synthase subunit HisH, which yields MRIGIIAVGPGNIMNLYRGVKRAAEGLENVSIDLVENPQKDLYDLLFIPGVGHFGEGMRRLKENGLIDFIEEHVEDGKYVVGVCLGMQLLFEESEEAPGVRGLSLIDGNVVKLKSKRLPHMGWNEVIFKDTFPSGYYYFVHTYRVVCEKDYVLGTTEYDGEIFPSSVRKGKILGFQFHPEKSSKIGKKLLRKVIECSSSRP from the coding sequence TTGAGGATCGGAATAATTGCCGTTGGCCCCGGCAACATCATGAACCTCTACCGAGGAGTGAAAAGAGCGGCCGAGGGCCTTGAAAACGTCTCCATAGATCTGGTAGAAAATCCTCAGAAAGATCTGTACGACCTTCTCTTCATTCCCGGTGTTGGGCACTTTGGAGAAGGAATGAGAAGGTTGAAAGAAAACGGCCTGATCGACTTCATAGAAGAACACGTGGAAGACGGAAAGTACGTTGTCGGTGTCTGTCTTGGTATGCAACTTTTGTTCGAAGAAAGCGAAGAGGCACCGGGTGTGAGAGGGCTTTCCCTGATAGATGGAAACGTTGTGAAACTGAAAAGCAAAAGACTTCCCCACATGGGATGGAACGAGGTGATCTTCAAGGACACCTTTCCGAGCGGATACTATTACTTCGTTCACACTTACAGGGTCGTGTGTGAAAAGGACTACGTTCTGGGAACGACAGAGTACGACGGGGAGATCTTTCCTTCATCCGTCAGAAAAGGAAAAATACTCGGTTTCCAGTTCCATCCGGAGAAGAGTTCGAAGATAGGAAAGAAACTCCTCAGGAAGGTGATCGAATGCTCGTCATCCCGGCCATAG
- the hisC gene encoding histidinol-phosphate transaminase — MNPVDLIIKRAYPYETEKRDRIYLALNENPFPFPKELTEEVFRKLEGDKMRIYYDSPDEELIEKILEYLDADFLRENNVSIGNGADEIIYVMMLMFERAVFFPPTYSCYRIFAKAVGAKYLEIPLTKYLKIPEVDVGEGDVVFIPNPNNPTGHVFEREEIEKILKKGAFVALDEAYYEFHGESYIDLLKEYENLAIIRTFSKAFSLAAQRIGYVISSEKFIDAYNRVRLPFNVSYVSQTFAKVALEHIDIFKERIEYIVSERERMKKALKELNYSISDSRGNFVFIFMDRKEQNKLIEQLRQKNIAVRSFREGVRITIGKREENETILKELEVFR; from the coding sequence GTGAATCCCGTTGATCTGATCATAAAAAGGGCTTACCCGTACGAGACAGAGAAGAGAGACAGGATCTACCTCGCCCTGAACGAAAATCCGTTTCCCTTTCCGAAAGAACTCACAGAGGAGGTCTTCAGAAAACTCGAAGGCGACAAGATGAGAATATATTACGATTCTCCGGACGAAGAACTCATCGAAAAGATTCTTGAATATCTCGATGCCGATTTTTTGAGAGAGAATAACGTGTCGATCGGAAACGGTGCCGACGAGATCATATACGTGATGATGCTCATGTTCGAACGAGCGGTTTTCTTCCCCCCCACCTACAGCTGTTACAGAATTTTCGCGAAGGCGGTTGGTGCAAAGTACCTCGAAATTCCTCTCACGAAGTATCTGAAAATACCAGAAGTCGATGTTGGAGAGGGAGACGTTGTCTTCATCCCAAATCCCAACAATCCAACGGGTCATGTCTTCGAAAGGGAGGAGATCGAAAAGATCCTGAAAAAAGGAGCGTTCGTTGCTCTGGATGAAGCCTACTACGAATTCCATGGAGAAAGCTACATCGACCTTTTGAAAGAGTACGAAAATCTTGCCATCATCAGGACATTTTCCAAGGCGTTTTCTCTCGCTGCTCAGAGGATCGGATACGTCATCTCCTCTGAAAAGTTCATCGACGCGTACAACAGAGTGAGACTGCCGTTCAACGTGAGTTACGTCTCCCAGACCTTTGCGAAGGTGGCGCTGGAACACATCGATATCTTCAAAGAGCGGATAGAATACATCGTCTCGGAGAGGGAGAGAATGAAAAAAGCACTGAAGGAGCTGAACTATTCCATTTCCGACTCGCGCGGGAACTTCGTTTTCATATTCATGGACAGAAAAGAGCAGAACAAACTGATAGAACAGCTCCGGCAGAAGAACATAGCAGTTCGAAGTTTCAGAGAAGGTGTTAGAATCACTATCGGAAAAAGAGAAGAGAACGAAACTATTCTGAAAGAACTGGAGGTGTTCAGATGA